One genomic segment of Devosia sp. includes these proteins:
- a CDS encoding DoxX family protein codes for MSASTNKVLHIGLWLAQIALAAVYLAAGFMKISQPIDALVASGMAYAGDYPELLTRFIGTVEILGAIGLILPALTRILPVLTPLAALGLSTIQVLAFVLHLSRGEYSVLPVNVVLLALSLFVLWGRLRKAPIAARA; via the coding sequence ATGTCCGCATCCACCAACAAGGTTCTCCATATTGGGCTTTGGCTCGCACAAATCGCTCTCGCTGCCGTCTATCTCGCGGCGGGATTCATGAAGATTTCCCAACCCATCGATGCTCTGGTCGCGTCGGGCATGGCCTATGCCGGCGACTATCCGGAACTGCTGACGCGATTCATCGGCACGGTAGAGATCCTTGGCGCCATCGGCCTCATCCTGCCGGCGCTCACGCGCATCCTGCCGGTCCTGACGCCGCTGGCCGCGCTGGGACTTTCAACAATCCAGGTACTGGCCTTTGTCCTGCATCTGTCGCGTGGCGAATACTCGGTCCTGCCGGTGAATGTCGTGCTTCTGGCCCTGTCGCTCTTCGTGCTGTGGGGGCGCTTGCGCAAGGCACCCATCGCCGCACGTGCCTGA
- a CDS encoding DJ-1/PfpI family protein, with amino-acid sequence MTTMITILTPGYADWETALLNATAREYYRIDTIYASPGGEPVTSLGGLRVSPSLAVEDIDVENAEAILVNGGTVWSTPAAPDIGPLLRSAHAAGRTVGGICDGVLALARAGLLDNVRHTANGPESLPDTGYAGAANFVSSARAVRHGTIITAPGTAPVSFMGAVLESLGRRNNDLDFYSGLHAAEHLPE; translated from the coding sequence ATGACCACAATGATCACCATCCTGACGCCCGGCTATGCTGACTGGGAAACGGCACTGCTCAACGCTACGGCGCGCGAATATTACCGCATCGACACGATCTATGCCTCACCCGGCGGTGAGCCTGTGACATCGCTGGGCGGCCTGCGTGTCAGCCCGAGCCTGGCGGTCGAAGACATCGATGTCGAAAATGCCGAGGCAATCCTGGTCAATGGCGGCACGGTCTGGTCGACGCCGGCGGCGCCGGACATCGGGCCCCTGTTGCGCTCTGCCCACGCGGCGGGCCGCACGGTGGGAGGCATCTGCGACGGCGTGCTTGCCCTGGCCCGCGCCGGGCTGCTCGACAACGTGCGCCATACGGCCAACGGCCCCGAGAGCCTGCCGGATACCGGCTATGCCGGGGCGGCCAATTTTGTGAGCAGCGCCCGGGCTGTGCGTCATGGGACCATCATCACCGCGCCCGGCACCGCGCCTGTCAGCTTCATGGGCGCGGTGCTGGAATCGCTGGGACGTCGCAATAACGATCTCGACTTCTATTCGGGCCTGCATGCGGCCGAGCACCTGCCCGAATAG
- a CDS encoding D-alanyl-D-alanine carboxypeptidase family protein gives MPLVRRLLLALILFLGAIAPSWAMPMLVVDRATLDVLYAQDAGQPWHPASLTKLMTAYVAFEEIAKGTVTLDTTVTISRNAVNQAPSKSGLPVDSAITLRDALYILIVKSANDVAVAIAETVGGSEPQFVGMMNDVARRMGLSATHFVNPHGLHNAAQVTTARDLAILALYIEQNFPQYMPMFATGVVNLGKAKLESNNGLLEGFVGTTGMKTGYVCSSGLNIVATVDRNGRRLLAVVLGGSSARERNERAAELFLKALSGQMQASGQSVLSLNNAVGAAPTDMRPLICGKDAQTYVKAQEAAFPMGMKDQPTYLTDTVAQREYTAVDLGRLRTGIALPRPRPAHVPVFAAPATQPPIENAALDGDLRPGVPISLGFDVPMPRPRPAGL, from the coding sequence TTGCCTTTGGTTCGCCGTCTCCTCTTGGCCCTGATCCTTTTCCTGGGCGCCATTGCGCCCTCATGGGCCATGCCGATGCTCGTGGTCGACCGCGCGACGCTCGATGTGCTCTACGCCCAGGATGCCGGTCAGCCCTGGCATCCGGCGTCCCTGACCAAGCTCATGACGGCCTATGTCGCCTTCGAGGAAATCGCCAAGGGCACGGTGACCCTCGACACGACGGTGACCATCTCGCGCAATGCGGTCAACCAGGCGCCGAGCAAGTCCGGCCTGCCGGTGGACAGCGCCATCACTCTGCGCGACGCGCTCTATATTCTCATCGTCAAGTCCGCCAATGACGTCGCCGTGGCCATTGCCGAAACCGTTGGCGGCAGCGAGCCGCAATTCGTCGGCATGATGAACGACGTGGCGCGGCGCATGGGCCTGTCGGCGACCCACTTCGTCAATCCGCACGGGCTGCACAATGCCGCGCAGGTGACCACGGCACGGGATCTCGCCATTCTGGCGCTCTATATCGAGCAGAACTTCCCGCAATACATGCCCATGTTTGCAACGGGCGTCGTCAATCTGGGCAAGGCGAAGCTTGAGAGCAATAACGGCCTGTTGGAAGGCTTCGTCGGGACCACCGGCATGAAGACGGGCTATGTCTGCTCGTCGGGCCTCAACATCGTCGCGACGGTTGATCGCAATGGACGCAGGCTGCTGGCGGTCGTGCTCGGCGGTTCATCGGCCCGCGAACGCAATGAGCGCGCCGCCGAGCTTTTCCTCAAGGCCCTGTCCGGTCAGATGCAGGCCAGCGGCCAGTCGGTCCTGTCCCTGAACAATGCCGTCGGTGCCGCACCGACTGATATGCGTCCGCTGATCTGCGGCAAGGATGCCCAGACCTATGTCAAGGCGCAGGAAGCCGCCTTCCCGATGGGTATGAAGGACCAGCCGACCTATCTGACCGATACCGTGGCGCAGCGCGAATACACGGCCGTCGACCTGGGCCGCCTGCGCACCGGCATCGCCCTGCCGCGGCCACGTCCGGCGCACGTGCCCGTCTTTGCCGCCCCGGCAACCCAGCCGCCGATCGAGAATGCTGCCCTGGACGGAGATTTGCGGCCGGGCGTGCCGATTTCCCTCGGCTTCGATGTTCCCATGCCAAGGCCGCGCCCCGCCGGGCTATAG
- a CDS encoding sulfurtransferase TusA family protein, translating to MRARRASPWPTTPRRATACTGFSCLETEPDIIDARGLKCPLPVLRMEKRLSQLAGGQRLVVLATDPMAKIDIPLFCRQNGHDCQVSQAGEELRFDIVAAQS from the coding sequence GTGCGAGCAAGGCGGGCGTCGCCGTGGCCTACAACCCCTCGTCGAGCTACGGCGTGTACTGGGTTCTCGTGCTTGGAAACTGAGCCTGACATCATTGACGCCAGGGGGCTCAAATGCCCCCTGCCCGTCCTCAGGATGGAAAAGCGGCTGTCACAGCTTGCCGGCGGACAGCGATTGGTCGTGCTCGCGACCGACCCCATGGCAAAGATCGACATTCCCCTGTTCTGCCGTCAGAACGGGCATGACTGCCAGGTCTCGCAGGCCGGAGAAGAGTTGCGCTTCGACATCGTCGCTGCGCAATCTTAG
- a CDS encoding CAP domain-containing protein encodes MMVFQSNRIAALAVFIGLGAAIAGCSSMSGSSAPAALAPALSARMDQPGAVLDRQQAIGLINAYRATRGAAPLTLDEGLSGTAQALVNQYAQTGNAPAKPQSLPQMKLSAGYSTFAETFSGWRNSAADAAALAASASKAGVAVAYNPSSSYGVYWVLVLGN; translated from the coding sequence ATGATGGTATTTCAATCGAACAGGATTGCCGCACTGGCCGTTTTCATCGGACTCGGCGCCGCAATTGCGGGCTGCTCGTCCATGTCGGGCTCCTCGGCGCCAGCGGCACTGGCGCCAGCCCTCAGTGCGCGGATGGACCAGCCCGGCGCCGTCCTTGACCGCCAGCAGGCCATTGGCCTCATCAATGCCTACCGGGCGACGCGCGGCGCTGCGCCCCTGACCCTCGACGAGGGGCTCAGCGGCACTGCCCAGGCACTGGTCAATCAATATGCCCAGACTGGCAATGCACCCGCCAAGCCGCAATCGCTGCCGCAGATGAAGCTCAGCGCCGGCTATTCCACCTTTGCCGAGACCTTTTCGGGATGGCGCAATTCGGCCGCAGACGCGGCTGCCCTGGCCGCCAGTGCGAGCAAGGCGGGCGTCGCCGTGGCCTACAACCCCTCGTCGAGCTACGGCGTGTACTGGGTTCTCGTGCTTGGAAACTGA